The Arachis ipaensis cultivar K30076 chromosome B07, Araip1.1, whole genome shotgun sequence genome includes a window with the following:
- the LOC107609477 gene encoding uncharacterized protein LOC107609477 isoform X1 — MRDSIKFESGDSHMLVKREDFYSEEQRRRAERRWKRRGLSLKYDPKPNCFVSATRISVKSCGDVAFSSDNDVHIVEDEVDEDYRIVLDGYLSEISNDISEIEDDEVDEDYRMLLDRCPQYYYDISNIGHDEVDEDFRLFLNTYSSDNYNADSDTVYISDNDHDLDNEDKMFVENLRNEGNSYISSISMHNQHIDISYGGKEGELEETGDALESQQVPESEKGPPSEITGSDVYRAPGNNCNSQLQFNDADEEYETLLPFCRNDDGLVRSNVKNNPLILNHAFDNANVQCDVKEQTVDKMECYRNLHSEGGPFDIRPSSDDSVVPKNNCNTGLDSHNVDEDYQIFLNINGMVDESLQSLVGSEAGRSSSIRNKSQVSDHPFGNPSVQFDVVEEHTVDPVESDQTERGQFIRMECSDDSIAPKNNCHAELQSDSFDEDYKAYLNSYSSYRGTDKGLMSPEVGGELNGRSSCVRNNSQVSGQGYHTPEGQCDVDKEQRGGQLESQQSLQTEGAPVDRSPHLDVSGVSMSNTESRVYCVDEDYQRYLNSYMADDEGLITVRVESDNKRKSSNVRHSSQASDQAFLTVDGNLMHMQHKSITKTCKADTSKSCSDSDVILLEPNQIGENSPFIFSRDFDSSYFENETNPRDSGKLSELKTRLLKDLNRPYNQEEHDKLLDLVHVRLHKERHAETRQGVVKSYRSHGVNKSYLELYPDLALAIKFKEPHKVLILLRGFSFWLQNLTHAGVTMRWIEESCLEILQRM, encoded by the exons ATGCGGGATTCGATCAAGTTTGAATCAGGAGATTCACATATGCTTGTGAAAAGAGAAGATTTTTATTCTGAGGAACAGAGAAGAAGGGCTGAAAGGCGATGGAAGAGAAGGGGGCTCAGTTTGAAGTATGATCCAAAACCCAATTGCTTTGTCAGTGCTACCAGGATATCTGTCAAGAGTTGTGGAGATGTGGCcttttcatcggacaatgatgttCATATCGTAGAGGATGAAGTAGATGAAGATTACAGAATTGTCTTGGATGGTTATCTTTCTGAAATTTCTAATGATATTTCCGAGATTGAGGATGATGAAGTAGATGAAGATTACAGAATGCTCTTGGATAGATGTCCTcaatattattatgacatttcCAATATTGGGCATGATGAAGTAGATGAAGATTTCAGACTGTTTTTGAATACATATAGTTCTGATAATTATAATGCTGATTCTGACACTGTTTACATCAGTGACAATGATCATGATTTGGATAATGAGGATAAAATGTTTGTGGAAAACCTAAGGAATGAAGGAAACTCCTATATTTCCTCAATCAGTATGCATAACCAGCATATTGATATAAGCTATGGGGGCAAAGAAGGGGAGTTGGAGGAGACAGGTGATGCATTGGAATCTCAGCAAGTTCCAGAGTCAGAAAAAGGACCTCCTAGTGAAATTACAGGTTCAGATGTTTATAGAGCTCCAGGCAACAATTGCAACTCTCAATTGCAGTTCAATGATGCAGATGAAGAGTACGAAACATTATTGCCTTTCTGTAGGAATGATGATGGTTTGGTGCGTTCAAATGTTAAGAACAATCCACTAATTTTGAATCATGCATTCGATAATGCCAATGTGCAGTGCGACGTCAAGGAGCAGACAGTTGACAAGATGGAATGCTACCGCAATCTGCACTCTGAAGGAGGACCATTTGATATAAGGCCTTCTTCAGACGATTCTGTAGTTCCCAAAAATAATTGCAACACTGGATTGGACTCTCATAATGTAGATGAAGATTACCAAATATTCTTGAATATTAATGGGATGGTTGATGAAAGTTTGCAATCGTTGGTGGGAAGTGAAGCTGGAAGAAGCTCAAGTATTAGGAACAAGTCTCAAGTTTCTGATCATCCTTTTGGTAATCCCAGTGTCCAGTTTGATGTTGTTGAAGAACATACAGTCGACCCAGTGGAATCTGACCAAACTGAAAGAGGACAATTTATCAGAATGGAATGTTCAGATGATTCTATAGCTCCCAAGAACAATTGCCATGCTGAACTGCAATCTGATAGTTTTGATGAAGATTACAAAGCATACTTGAATTCTTATTCTTCTTATAGGGGTACTGATAAAGGTTTGATGTCTCCGGAGGTGGGAGGCGAATTAAATGGAAGAAGCTCATGCGTTAGGAACAATTCACAAGTTTCTGGTCAAGGGTATCATACTCCAGAAGGACAATGTGATGTTGATAAAGAACAGAGAGGTGGTCAACTGGAATCCCAGCAAAGTCTACAGACTGAAGGAGCACCTGTTGATAGAAGCCCACATTTAGATGTTTCAGGAGTGTCCATGAGCAATACTGAATCAAGGGTTTATTGTGTTGATGAAGATTACCAGAGATACTTGAATTCTTATATGGCAGATGATGAGGGGCTTATAACTGTCAGGGTAGAGAGTGACAACAAAAGAAAGAGTTCAAATGTTAGGCACAGTTCACAAGCTTCTGATCAAGCATTTCTTACTGTTGATGGCAATTTGATGCATATGCAACACAAGAGTATCACAAAGACATGCAAAGCAGACACCAGTAAAAGTTGCTCTGACTCAGATGTGATTCTTTTAGAACCTAATCAAATTGGTGAAAACAGCCCGTTCATTTTTTCCAGAGATTTTGATTCTTCA TACTTTGAAAATGAAACAAACCCCAGAGACAGCGGGAAATTATCTGAGTTAAAGACAAGACTTCTGAAAGATCTTAACAGGCCTTATAACCAAGAAGAACATGATAAACTTCTGGATTTAGTTCATGTTCGACTGCATAAGGAACGACATGCTGAAACGCGCCAAGGGGTTGTTAAATCATACCGCTCACACGGTGTTAACAAATCATACCTTGAATTGTACCCTG ATCTAGCATTAGCAATTAAATTCAAGGAACCACACAAGGTTTTGATTCTGTTACGTGGATTCTCTTTCTGGCTGCAA AATTTGACCCATGCCGGAGTAACGATGCGTTGGATTGAGGAATCATGTTTGGAGATTTTACAAAGAATGTGA
- the LOC107609477 gene encoding uncharacterized protein LOC107609477 isoform X2, with amino-acid sequence MRDSIKFESGDSHMLVKREDFYSEEQRRRAERRWKRRGLSLKYDPKPNCFVSATRISVKSCGDVAFSSDNDVHIVEDEVDEDYRIVLDGYLSEISNDISEIEDDEVDEDYRMLLDRCPQYYYDISNIGHDEVDEDFRLFLNTYSSDNYNADSDTVYISDNDHDLDNEDKMFVENLRNEGNSYISSISMHNQHIDISYGGKEGELEETGDALESQQVPESEKGPPSEITGSDVYRAPGNNCNSQLQFNDADEEYETLLPFCRNDDGLVRSNVKNNPLILNHAFDNANVQCDVKEQTVDKMECYRNLHSEGGPFDIRPSSDDSVVPKNNCNTGLDSHNVDEDYQIFLNINGMVDESLQSLVGSEAGRSSSIRNKSQVSDHPFGNPSVQFDVVEEHTVDPVESDQTERGQFIRMECSDDSIAPKNNCHAELQSDSFDEDYKAYLNSYSSYRGTDKGLMSPEVGGELNGRSSCVRNNSQVSGQGYHTPEGQCDVDKEQRGGQLESQQSLQTEGAPVDRSPHLDVSGVSMSNTESRVYCVDEDYQRYLNSYMADDEGLITVRVESDNKRKSSNVRHSSQASDQAFLTVDGNLMHMQHKSITKTCKADTSKSCSDSDVILLEPNQIGENSPFIFSRDFDSSYFENETNPRDSGKLSELKTRLLKDLNRPYNQEEHDKLLDLVHVRLHKERHAETRQGVVKSYRSHGVNKSYLELYPDLALAIKFKEPHKVLILLRGFSFWLQGEKENLFEPVS; translated from the exons ATGCGGGATTCGATCAAGTTTGAATCAGGAGATTCACATATGCTTGTGAAAAGAGAAGATTTTTATTCTGAGGAACAGAGAAGAAGGGCTGAAAGGCGATGGAAGAGAAGGGGGCTCAGTTTGAAGTATGATCCAAAACCCAATTGCTTTGTCAGTGCTACCAGGATATCTGTCAAGAGTTGTGGAGATGTGGCcttttcatcggacaatgatgttCATATCGTAGAGGATGAAGTAGATGAAGATTACAGAATTGTCTTGGATGGTTATCTTTCTGAAATTTCTAATGATATTTCCGAGATTGAGGATGATGAAGTAGATGAAGATTACAGAATGCTCTTGGATAGATGTCCTcaatattattatgacatttcCAATATTGGGCATGATGAAGTAGATGAAGATTTCAGACTGTTTTTGAATACATATAGTTCTGATAATTATAATGCTGATTCTGACACTGTTTACATCAGTGACAATGATCATGATTTGGATAATGAGGATAAAATGTTTGTGGAAAACCTAAGGAATGAAGGAAACTCCTATATTTCCTCAATCAGTATGCATAACCAGCATATTGATATAAGCTATGGGGGCAAAGAAGGGGAGTTGGAGGAGACAGGTGATGCATTGGAATCTCAGCAAGTTCCAGAGTCAGAAAAAGGACCTCCTAGTGAAATTACAGGTTCAGATGTTTATAGAGCTCCAGGCAACAATTGCAACTCTCAATTGCAGTTCAATGATGCAGATGAAGAGTACGAAACATTATTGCCTTTCTGTAGGAATGATGATGGTTTGGTGCGTTCAAATGTTAAGAACAATCCACTAATTTTGAATCATGCATTCGATAATGCCAATGTGCAGTGCGACGTCAAGGAGCAGACAGTTGACAAGATGGAATGCTACCGCAATCTGCACTCTGAAGGAGGACCATTTGATATAAGGCCTTCTTCAGACGATTCTGTAGTTCCCAAAAATAATTGCAACACTGGATTGGACTCTCATAATGTAGATGAAGATTACCAAATATTCTTGAATATTAATGGGATGGTTGATGAAAGTTTGCAATCGTTGGTGGGAAGTGAAGCTGGAAGAAGCTCAAGTATTAGGAACAAGTCTCAAGTTTCTGATCATCCTTTTGGTAATCCCAGTGTCCAGTTTGATGTTGTTGAAGAACATACAGTCGACCCAGTGGAATCTGACCAAACTGAAAGAGGACAATTTATCAGAATGGAATGTTCAGATGATTCTATAGCTCCCAAGAACAATTGCCATGCTGAACTGCAATCTGATAGTTTTGATGAAGATTACAAAGCATACTTGAATTCTTATTCTTCTTATAGGGGTACTGATAAAGGTTTGATGTCTCCGGAGGTGGGAGGCGAATTAAATGGAAGAAGCTCATGCGTTAGGAACAATTCACAAGTTTCTGGTCAAGGGTATCATACTCCAGAAGGACAATGTGATGTTGATAAAGAACAGAGAGGTGGTCAACTGGAATCCCAGCAAAGTCTACAGACTGAAGGAGCACCTGTTGATAGAAGCCCACATTTAGATGTTTCAGGAGTGTCCATGAGCAATACTGAATCAAGGGTTTATTGTGTTGATGAAGATTACCAGAGATACTTGAATTCTTATATGGCAGATGATGAGGGGCTTATAACTGTCAGGGTAGAGAGTGACAACAAAAGAAAGAGTTCAAATGTTAGGCACAGTTCACAAGCTTCTGATCAAGCATTTCTTACTGTTGATGGCAATTTGATGCATATGCAACACAAGAGTATCACAAAGACATGCAAAGCAGACACCAGTAAAAGTTGCTCTGACTCAGATGTGATTCTTTTAGAACCTAATCAAATTGGTGAAAACAGCCCGTTCATTTTTTCCAGAGATTTTGATTCTTCA TACTTTGAAAATGAAACAAACCCCAGAGACAGCGGGAAATTATCTGAGTTAAAGACAAGACTTCTGAAAGATCTTAACAGGCCTTATAACCAAGAAGAACATGATAAACTTCTGGATTTAGTTCATGTTCGACTGCATAAGGAACGACATGCTGAAACGCGCCAAGGGGTTGTTAAATCATACCGCTCACACGGTGTTAACAAATCATACCTTGAATTGTACCCTG ATCTAGCATTAGCAATTAAATTCAAGGAACCACACAAGGTTTTGATTCTGTTACGTGGATTCTCTTTCTGGCTGCAA GGAGAAAAAGAAAACCTGTTTGAACCAGTGAGCTGA